The genomic DNA CTGGAGGCGTGGCGTGCACAGAGACGGCTCAACAGGCAGCCTGTTCTGTGACCgtaattcatgaagggagagcATGCGTCAGGCTGGTGAGAGGCACATTGTTGCTGAGAGTCAACACAGGTCATTCGCACTACaatatggggggaaaaaagcatacAAACTGCAGCCTTTAAGTTTCAGgagaaaattgtgcttttattttaaagagtcaGTTCAGTGTTTAATGTTAgctagctgtttatttctctgaatgtaaaaaaaatatatttttgttttattttaaaagcagctGCATACTTAAGTATTGGAACTTTTTATATAATGTAATTCAAAATCTTAAATACAAGCAAACTGACGGTAAAAATCAGGTAAAAATATGGGAAAACATTTAGTTCCTCGCTGTTTTTCAggtataatgaaaataaatgaaatgtgtcCACTTTCAGATGTAGCCTAAATgtggattttattaaattattacttaattaaatttcagtttttgttcagTAGATTTgttgaacctttatttatacatttacaacAACAACCTGAGTACGTATCAGTAATACAGAAACAGCACATACGTTACacacagataaaaacatgacatcttCTTACATccatcattttaatatttacaataaaaactctACAGGAGGCACAAAGTTAATgattacaataaaaagacagaaggaaacaaaaaaagttaaaaatgatcaCAGTGTGAAGGTGTTTTTCCTAAAATCTGGACTGCtgcaaaaatagctttttggttgtttttttcaaattccaaAGGAGGAAACATTTTAGGGGAAAGAGGGTCCTACTGTTTCTTCATTTATTATTCAGTCTTCATGTTTGAAAACAGGCACTTAGGCTGTATAACGTATGTTAAGATGGATAGATTGTGGTCATAATGGGATTGGCTCAGTCAGGAGAGATACTCATGCAGGCTGGGAGGCTCATTTACGTCTGAGGATATGATTGtatccttaaaaaatgaacacaaagaaTAGATCTGAACTGTTCATAAAAAGTTAGACTGAATCAAATCATTGCTTTCTTTACATCAAATTCTGATGCTCTAATGAGACTCAACAGATAagaatttattttgttatttcaggTTCATTAAACAGATGAAATCATGAATGTGACACAATTGTTAAGATGAATTAGTATTTTAAACCTGtttggctctttttttcttatttctgatAGTTCATTTACACCACATTTAtcaaagtgtcttttattttattgctgttaaaggcccgatgttatcttgccttatttttaacttgtataattttgacaaaatatatttttatggagagtaaaatattgacagttatttaaggtttaagtattttattctaGAAttatatttctgcctttttattattcataattatgttaaaaagttatgtttttaaatattttttttgcattctgctcactttttggactgtttttgcatttactaaaaaaatttaggctattttggagtttagctaatatttcagctacatgctagctgttttagataacctaagtttttttgttttagttttctagtttaaatagtcatttagctcatattttagctggctttcagcttcagcattttcagcatcttcagcggccaaattcagcttacagcattcacactagctttatcgtaggtaatgaaatatatctagttcataattatgttgaaaacttacggttttaaagttttaaaagtttagttttggagtgtccaataaatgtttatcctgtccagcccgagacctaaggtgtagtttggattttggccccttgtgcaattgagtttgacaccctgattTCCCCTAAAGGGctaaacaaaaagtttaaaaactacaaatattttGGGGGAATTTTCATCCTTACTGAAGAAGTTAATGGTGCAAAATCCCAAGCAGATCAGCAGGTTCTTACCAGCTCCTGTCACAACAATAAAGACACCACCATCTGAACATCAGATGAAcaccaaatgtggaggagggccggatccggcccgcgggccgtagtttggggagcCCTGCTCTATGGGAATAACATCAAATTGGATTGCTAAACAGATTAACTTTAGCAGCCTAAACAATAAACACAGCTTTAATCCACTCTGCTGCTGCATTTAAGTATGTTTGGATTAGATTAGTAGACTGTGGATTATTTGGATTATCTACTAATGAGAATAATCTGTTAGCAGGTTGCTTTTTTGATATAAAGATCACTGCATTAAGGGTGTATATCTTTTCTCCATTGTTAAGTTGCATTACAGTGAAAGTGGTCAATTAGCTTCTGTTTACTTCAGTTTAGTTTAGGTATTGgtcactgaaaaaatatttaatgagcaTCATTGACCCCAGAGTCCGACTGATGAAGCTCAGCTGCAGcgcagagcaaaaaaaaaaaaaaaaatcaatgagtcaactgaatgtttttgtgatgCTCACATGATGCAGCTCTGAGAGTACAGAACATCCTGTGATGCAGATAACCGCTCGTCCACAGGGGACGCTGTAACAAAACAcacagtttctgcttttattaaaagtgTTTATTGATTAATTGCAATATTAATTCTTTCTTTTCAAAGCGCCTCTTGGCATGCAAACAGCAGACAACGTGAGGAAAAGCATGTAAACACGCCAGCATTTGTGAAATCATCTTTCTGAAATGCAGGGCCACAACAAGGCACTTATTATTCCAATGACATGTGATCAACACGGTCCATTCAGCAGAAATATTACCACAAATGTGTAAGACAAGACGTTTAAAAAAACCTCCATTCACATGTAACCATAGCAACAGGATTTCTAGAGATGTTTGCtggaacaaataataaataaagtgtttcaGGGTTAaacaaaacttccttttttgaggtaataacaataataaaaggtaCCATCACAACTTTTACATTCCTATGAAAAAATGGATGCTTCAGCATCATCCTCGTTTTAGTCTTCATTCAGAAATCCCTTCTTTGCATCAACTGAACTGAGCTGGAGCTGATCCAAAACACAGCCGGATCTAGAAAAACGCAGCACTGGATATGAAATGTCTCGAATTGAAACGGACAAGGAAGAGCAGAGATGAGACCGTCCGTCTGTTAGGACCGTCAGGCTGGAGGTGCGCGGACTTGATTATGCATATGTCCTCGCAGCACCAGGGAAGCCCCGTCATGCTCTGCAGGGCGTGCCCCGTTAGTCTTATCTGGCTCCCACAGTCAGCTCACCGTGGGGCTCCTGATCGGGGCTCCCCTCCATATCCCCCCCGGGGTCAGGAGAACGTCACTGATCTGATCATGAAGACCCTTAGAGGGGGAATCTGGAAATGTAACATCTGAGGTataaaaaatctgctttgttGCTTCGTCCTGTAACTTTAAACAGATTCAGAGTCTGTAACATAAGCATAGATGATGTgagaaactattaaaaaaacaaaatcagcattttgatttaaattccCTTAAGAAaactcattgattttgattaaattactacaaataataaaagaaacaggTAAATATTTGAGATAAATCCTTCTCTAAATCCCTTTGCATTATCTTCAGGTAGTCAAACAAACAAGGAGAATACTACGACATGATTGAAGAGTCAGAGGGAAAACTTGCGAGCTCAGCTAAAATCCCGGTCTGGGAAGATGAGAGGAGCGATGAGAGTCCAGAGGTAGAGGCCAAGACCCAGCCAGCTGGAGCTCATCTTGACCCACACAGCCGGCATGCTGCTCTGCATCACCTGGGTGGTTGTGTCTGGTCTGGAGGGCAGAAGAGAGGAGAAAATGAAGTTAAACTATCAAGGACACTGCGGCTCAATCTTTAAGTGAAGCAGtgcgccctctggtggtcacACTGAAGACTGAGCAGAAAGAGGTTCTGAAATTCttctatttaaaacatttttcttgaacAAATGCATctcatgtactttttttaatttacataaaacatttgcaaaaccAGTGAAAGGGTTCCTTCACATTTGCATGCATGTGGTGGACAGTATGTTCATTTCCAACATTTGCTTATGATTTAAATGGAGCTGCTGAGCATAGGGACTTCACAGTAACCGAGCCCTCCTGACAGACGGACAGCTGTACAGGTACAACTCACAGAGGGAAATGCTGACCTTAAGGATTTCCCCTGCTAAAACTATTAGACTCAAGTGCATCAAAAGGGTGGCAGCAAATGGAGACGTACTGGTACCAGTTGGTGAGAGTCATCATGATGTACAAGGAGGCCAGAGACAGATGGAAGTGGAAGAAGGAGTAGCTGTAAGTGACTCCCTCCTCCTCGTTGTCGAAGGATCTCCGGACGCCGTCTTCTCCCACGTTCTCTTCCACAGCCGCCCCAGAGCCTTCCTCCGTCTGCATCAGCTTGTTCACCTGGGTGTTGCTGGAGGAACGGATGCTACGAGACGGAAACAGGCAGTTCAAGAAAAGAATAAACGGATAATTATTTTCCTAATCTTTCATCTTAAATCGCTCATCTTAAAAACTCACCTGGCATAGAGAGTGCAGAAGAGGAAGATGACCAAACCCACAATGCCCTGAGCATCCCACCACTGCACCTGACCCGGGCCTTCCTGACCCGGCTGAGCGCTGGTGCTGACGTTTGAGACCAGGCTCAGCAAGCTGGGATTACACCTGCGATCTATCACAGAAAGTGtgaacagaaaatgtaaatgtacactggaaataaaacaagttttagttTAATCTCCACATATCTTTTTTCACTCTTTGAAGAAACTATACACATAAAAAGTGACAAACTAATCACAAAACTGTTTACTAATTAATCTATCAGACATTTATGAAGTATTTAGGCCAACctactgtatttttcaaaccATGAGGTGCACTGGATTAGAAAACACAATgatgatttttcaaaaaagaaaaaaaaaatcagaagtgcACTTTATGGTCTCAAAACATGTCAACTAAATGATTTGCTCaccttttatttcataaaactgCCGcccgttcaaaacaaacaaacattaaagaaaacctCCAGTCAAGTCTAAACAGAGAAAGACACAAACTCCACCAGCAGACTCACTTGGATTGTTGGTCATTGCAGACCAGGTCACATACATGGTGTAGAGGGAGATGAGTGAAGCCTGGAGTAGACCTGAGTGTGGctgaacttcctgtttccaACAAAACAAGAGCCCCAATTTAACAAGGCCACTCGGGAGGAAATTAAACTcgtgttttgatattttttaaagcaggaaTCAGGGCTTTTTCTACACTATAAGGAGCACTAAAAagccttaaataaaaaaaaatgacaagaatagTTACAGTAATGTTGCTTTAGTGTTATTAGTCTTTTTTGTATGTGTTGCTAAAGCGGTTGGGAGTTACATCtattgtgattatgctaacaCGACTAACGTGTAGCAACGttgagctgttttttattttttttattttacatgtcgGGAGTTATATACTATGTATACTATAGTCACAGTAATGGTTGTTTTAGCGGTATTTTCACTATGATGATCAAATCTCATGCTTTAGTGAGCATTAATCTTGAACTGAATCTAGTAGTTTACCTGAATCTTGGGTAAAATGGAGACAACAGAGATGATGATGCAGAAGATGAGGTTGAGGCTGATGAAGACCTTGTGCTCCGTGCAGTCATCAGGCTGAGTGTAGTAAATGTAGAAGAGCACCACAGCGGCCAAAGCCAGAGCATAGTGGAGCACAGTGAAAGACAGCAGCCCTGAAGATGACAAGAGCCTCCAGTTACCCAGCTGACATTGCAGTGaggagaaatatgaaaaaatctggattatAAACTAAAGATACTCCAGTAATCAAACTGAGTGAGACTAAAAATACCAGTTTATCTCATACACAAACATATGGCACACATGCATGCTGGGATTCATTTATGTTAACATCTCAAGTTTGTATTTTGACAATTGATTACAGAGCTTTATTTGAAtagatttaatacaaataactGTCAATAATAGTAGAGCgttttctactttaaaaatgtttaaagccaCATGTTTCTTCAGTGAGTTAAAAATCTGGTTTTGGTCTCAACGTTCCAAATAAGTCACATTTAGTCATTGCTTAATCTCCTTTTGTGGGGAAAAACACGCTACCTGCAAACCAGCATTTGTTGTCAGTTTCTTCTGCATTTTCCACCCAGATCTTGTTCCAGGAGTGAGCAAAGTCAATGAGGAGGATGAGCTGAATCAGAATAAAGATGAAGGACCCAACAGCTCCAAAGTAAAACCACACTGTAAAATGCAAAGACAAAATGGAGTAAGGAGCAatcatactttaaaataaattaataaatacaaagttgaaAGTGGCATATAGAGCTTGGCAAGATACAATGCAGTTGTTCATTGTGGAGGAAAGTTGGTGTCTTTCCCATCGTTGGGGTTTAATTACACACagcaatcttaaaaaaaaaaaaaaataaatgacgtCAGGGTAAAATCAGCAATTTGACTGGtgattgtattttattacattaGTTATTTTATGATTCTGTTCGACTATGAGCAACAAATAAAGATGCAAGCAAATCTGCTTTCCTtttgtaaacagaaaaagacagacttttattttgaaacttcacACCATGGTGGCGCCGTTTCATAACTGTAACGTTGCCAAGCTCCAATGCAGCTGAGTCTGACTCAGACTTGTTAGTACCAGAGTGAAATGTTCCATCAGGGATGAAAAAAGCTCCCACTGTAATCCCAACCAGGATGAGAAATTTAAAGAACCAGAATCTGcaaatgtgaacatttacaAATAGAGTTAGATAAAGGCAAAACTGGGAGTTTCTGGATTATTTAGCAGAAAAAGAGCTTTCTTACCCATTCTGAACGGCTGCACGCGGGTCTTTGCTGCTACGAACACCAATCATTAgaacagaaaagagaaagaaaaagcaggTCATGGCGAAACACATCCGATACACAGATTTGTAGCCCACAATCACATCACAGTTAACCTGGTTTTCAACACCAGGCATGACGGAGGATCCTCCCTTGCAAAATCCTGGaatctgtggggaaaaaaatccttattttaaatcaaattattgcgtacagaggagaaaaaaaatgtgtaaacactGCATCTTAgaatattttacattctaaTCCTGGCAATTAAATTCTCTCCTGTCCTTTTTGACCAAACAGAAAGATGATGAACTCACTTTGCGGAGCTGTGTTTCCATTCCAGGAAGGATCATGATGACAGACACAAAGGTTCCCAgaaggagaaagaaagagaaaaccaGCCGTGTGATGGTGGAGTTATTGGAGGAGGGACAGCAGCCGCACAAAAGGCATGGAGCCGAGCCACACAGACAGGAGGCCTGCAGgacaaattataattttataattcatatttgTTACAAACATCTGACATGTAGTTTATTAAAGGGTACAGGTTTGTGTGTGCAACTATGAtgtaaagaataataaaaacacgcaaacatttatttacaaatattaaaaaggccAATATTATTGCACATATTTATGTgtgaaaaagcacaaaaactgatggaaattcatgttgaccACATGCACATTGCCTACTTGAATTTTAACCATAAACCTAACCACCCTAAATAGGTATAAATACTCACTtcctattaaaaatatatgtataaaacaggaacacaaacactttaacacatgcataaaaacacatcataaaTGGATATACATAACATCATGTTTAATCTTTTATGTAAGCTGTTGTCCTCTCAGAGTCTGTtactaataaataatacatgaaCACAAATGGATCAGCACCTTGTTCCAAACACGAAATGCATGTATGGATCTGTTGAGAAGTGAGAAGGGTCTTCGAACGCCACAACAGCACACAAGGTGTAAAACATGTtcagaaatgtaaacatctgtttctTCAGACAGAATTGTTTATCATtagtttaactaaaaaaaaaaaaaaaaaagatctgctcTCTTTAAGGTAAACATCTATATATAGAGGGGACATGAATCAGAAGTAATAATTTCCTTAATAGTCTGAGTTTGAAAAGGTTTCTTGAATCTCAATTGTTAGATTCACATAAATTATAATGTACATCTGTTGGTACAAATGTCCATGCACATTTTCAACCCTAAGGCCTGTACCgatgtgttgggggggggggggggacaagAAGTGATTTGGTTCTCTCTCTCGCGATAAGTGTAGATCGATTGTGTAAATTTGATTCATCACCGATTAAACAGCTGAGTTAACCAGTTAAACAGGATGGATTAGTCATCATGGAATAAGGTCGTACTAGCCCTTTTCCGTGAATTAAATGTGACCAGGActatataccgtatttttcggactataagtcgcactggattataagtcgcaggggccaaaaaatgcataatgaagaagaaaaaaccatacataagtcgcactggagtataagtcgcatttttttcaagtaatttattttacaaactggttgaaaaaaacgatattacatcatcctggaaggtaagttataacattcataagtgaatagaaaacaggctgaatatgtgtcaacacatattcacatattagcatcatgaaaaaaacgaaaaggtgtagcatttatataacataacagttttatttaactatagccttaagaactcatcaactttgtatctttactgtaattaattgcacgcaatctcactccatatcactaaatccgttaaattcttcgtactctgtgtcacgtctgaataactaaagtaaataaagtaaataaagtaattgcatagatcaccataagagggcactctagacttacggtccatatctcatctcattaaaaattcgtatataagtcgcactggagtataagtcgcagggacattcaatctatgaaaaaaaacgcgacttatagtccggaaaatacggtaggtTAAATGTGACTATGACTATGGAGGTTAAACTTTAGACAAATAGATGCATTCTTTGATTAGATATAGATTTGTATATCAACGACATGATAATGCTAACTTTAGTTACATCTATTTTGGTTGTTCAAACGGCCTGCTCCTTACTGGGCCTTCCTAAATCGTTATTTACTAACCATACCAATTATTCTAGCCTTACTGGAGATGTAAAAGATAAATAGAACATAACTTGCgttgtaataattaaaaatgacagcACAGCTGTCTTTAGCAACGTTAGCTAAAAATACTGTGTTCCGTCAGTGGCAATTTCAAACGTTCGGTTCACCATCTACATAAAGTAACCTTTTAATTGATATAAAAGATTATAATCGGATTAACAAGAGATACTTACGCAGCTAGCTAAAGAGCACAAGGCCAGACAAGCCCCCATTTCGGCGATAAAAGTCTGTGCTTGTCTGTTTACGTCTGTCGTTCAGTCTTGCTAGTGCTACAACTACAGCGCGAGGCCGCGCCCACAACGACTAAAACTAGGAAGTTGAATATCAGATTTTCGAAATAAACTTCTCTCTCCAAGCTCAATGATCATCTTTAGGTCATTTAGCGGTTCATTTAATACATCTTGCAAATATATTGCCATCAATTTCAACCCATAACATTTACGTTACGGTAGCACATTActactaagcaaaaaaaatgggTCATTCTGcaaaaatttagtttgaagTAATacgctgcttttattttgaaagtccatACTGCTGTTcaagtgtatttattttgtgttttttttatttgattttcagtgtattttgctaagttttgttttgtcacaCCAGGCAAATTACTCAACATAACTGTCACGCTTATTTTATCGTAAAAGTAAATATAGTTGTTGTCAATTTTATGATcgcaaaaacatatattttttcttctaattgcattttatatttttcaatttgaaaattgGCTTTTCGTTCACTTGAAGCTTATCTTGATTTgacctaaaatatgttttaaagaaatatgtcTATAGACAATTCACAACACATactaaaataagtaataaagCTGCATATTTTCCAGAGTTAGTTGTTTAACAGCAAATTAACACACGTGTTGCACGTGCAttataaacattaaaattgaTGAAAGGGTTTTGTTAAGCAATTATATCTTCTGGGTTTCTACAGCAGCCAGTGGGTTtcaatattgtatttatttattcatatatatatattatacttGTCAGCAGACCCATATTTCCCGCTGAGTCTCACAGCTTCCATTTGCCTCCATGTTTGACTTCTGTTTGGCGCGTGCGGTTACAACGCTCCCTGTGATTGGTCGCCTTGAACCAACGGCTGCATGGAACGCTGGTGACGTTTGATGAAGTGCTTTGTGCGCGAAGGTGCAGATGTTGGCGGTCTAAGCAGAGAAAAGGAGCAACGAAAGGTCTTTTCTTCAAGTTGAGCTGCACTTGACGGTGAGAACAATGCCCGAATTCAAACATTTAGCCAGCTTTCTATATCTCTGAAGAAAATGTGTTACTATTGAAGGATTTTCCCAATACctgtaaaacttttaaagtaGGTTTTAGGATCCCAAAAGTCAATAATTAcgttaattgtgtttttatgagctCATTGAAAAAAACTAGTTGCAGCATTAAAAATGGCAGgaagctaataaaaaaataaacgaaaACTCTTTTGTTATTAGCTTAGCTCTTATTAAAATATTGTTGACGCCAAATTAggtttattttgtattgtttgTAGTATTATGCAAAGGATatcatacattatttttttaatgggtaTTTATGGGTCGAACTTTCGTTGCATCAGTTTTTAATAGTTATCCTGCTCTTTTGGGGTcgttttttgcattaaaatgatGCCTTCTGCTTGTGAAACCGTTTTCGTGCCCCTCCCCCAGCGCGTGTGCAAAAGCTGCATCGACTTTTACCCCAGGGGTAACTCGCAATGTGGCAGAGCGCCCTGCTTTTTGTGGGTTTGCGAATGTTGTTGTAGCTTAGACAGAATTGGAAACGTGTTTTACCTGGCTTGTCATGTCGTGTTGTGactagttactttttttttttatatataacttTTGTGTTGATGGATAATGGCCCACGTGACTGTTGTGGGAGGGAGAGTTGTTTTATAGTGACAGTAAAAATAAGTCATAACTACTTCATTAATCCATCTAACTTGACTTTTCCTGTTCTCCGTGTTCTTTTGAAGCAGGACAATCAAAGGGATTTCTTGCTAAAATGGCAAACTCCAATGGTGAGTAGTAACCTCCATGTTTACTATCAAATGTGTGTATTGCTGTTTTGTGAGGATTTTTATGATTGTTcccatttaaatgtttcattgaaATCAACAAAATGccaataacaaaatataaaagaaagtcataaatAGCATCAAACACTAATAGAAGTTTTGATCAGCAAAAATACTTTCATCTAACATCTGATCTTATGATAAAAGGTCAAAAATCACTATTGGTTGACACAAAATGTCTCACTTCAGACATCCAAGTGAAGGAGCTGAACAAGCGTGCATCGGGTCAAGCTTTTGAGGTCATCCTGAGCCCCTCAACCCCCGACGCTAAGGTTGACTTCCCCTTGTCCCCaaataagaaaaaggaaacatcGCTGGATGAAATTAAGAGGAAACTGGAAGCTGCAGAAGAACGACGCAAGGTATCGTAGAGAACTATATGAACTAATTGCAGTAAAAGTAAGATTTCTTAGTATATCATCTGGATCTCTACAGAGCCACGAGGCAGAAGTGCTGAAACACTTGGCGGAGAAACGTGAGCACGAGAAGGAGGTCATCCAGAAAGCCATGGAGGAGAGCTCCAACTTCAGCAAGCTGGCACAGGAGAAACTCAATCAGAAGATGGAGGCAAACAAAGAGAACCGCTCCGCTCGGATGGCGGCCCTCAACGAGAAGTTCAAAGAGAAGGTACGCTCCAGACGCTGCTTTTGTCACTGAAGTAAAAGGGTTCTAATGATTTAAATGCTGCACTCTTCAAACTCTGTGCAGGACAAAAAGCTCCAAGAGGTGAGGAAGAACAAGGAGGCGATGAAAGAAGATGATTGATccattcatcatcatcatgacaGCATGTCCAAAGATAAGCTACGTTTTTGACGAAGTCTTCTCCTTAAACTGTCACTGTAATTGGAATTTTAAGGGTAGATCTTAAACAATTGTATTGCTCCTGATTTCTCTTTGGCAGCTGGTTATACTGTatcttgtcgttttttttagaGGTATTTTCTGGAAGTAAATCTGTTCATAATGCTGGAAGTCTGACACAgaacaatgctgtttttctgtttttttccccccaaatcctCAGGATTCCTACAGGACATCTGTATTCGACAAATATAAATGATGTTACTTTTATTCTATGATCAGTATCACAGTTATATATGACCCTTTCAATTCTCACTGTTGCATGTctgttaataaatgtttttttatactgCTGACACCTAGTGgctgttttgtttattgaatCAGTGGACTCCTACAATAGGTTCAACACGTTTCCAGAATAATAATGCATTTGTAACTCTATAATTAATTCATGTTCAAAGTAATTGTTTTAAATGGTGTAAAATTTGACATCCTAAATAAGCCCTTATCCCTTTATCTCCAGACATGGATAATTACCCTGGAAAGAATCATAAAATACTGTTAAAGGGGCTTACTCGATATACATTTTCTCTAAGTTTTATtagtaaaaccaaaaatgattaaaaatgccttattttgtcaaattaggAAACAATTAAAAGTAATATTCAATTAATATTCAACTAATTTGCTGATAAACTGCAAATACACTGATATAAGTCACTAATAAACATTACATTTCAACAATTAGGTGTGCTTTAACActatcttgatatttttttttttttagaaaaatctttCTGCAACAGTTTCCAGTTAAGAAAACAGTGTTTGTGCAT from Oryzias melastigma strain HK-1 linkage group LG16, ASM292280v2, whole genome shotgun sequence includes the following:
- the LOC112143545 gene encoding stathmin translates to MANSNDIQVKELNKRASGQAFEVILSPSTPDAKVDFPLSPNKKKETSLDEIKRKLEAAEERRKSHEAEVLKHLAEKREHEKEVIQKAMEESSNFSKLAQEKLNQKMEANKENRSARMAALNEKFKEKDKKLQEVRKNKEAMKEDD
- the serinc2l gene encoding serine incorporator 2 codes for the protein MGACLALCSLASCASCLCGSAPCLLCGCCPSSNNSTITRLVFSFFLLLGTFVSVIMILPGMETQLRKIPGFCKGGSSVMPGVENQVNCDVIVGYKSVYRMCFAMTCFFFLFSVLMIGVRSSKDPRAAVQNGFWFFKFLILVGITVGAFFIPDGTFHSVWFYFGAVGSFIFILIQLILLIDFAHSWNKIWVENAEETDNKCWFAGLLSFTVLHYALALAAVVLFYIYYTQPDDCTEHKVFISLNLIFCIIISVVSILPKIQEVQPHSGLLQASLISLYTMYVTWSAMTNNPNRRCNPSLLSLVSNVSTSAQPGQEGPGQVQWWDAQGIVGLVIFLFCTLYASIRSSSNTQVNKLMQTEEGSGAAVEENVGEDGVRRSFDNEEEGVTYSYSFFHFHLSLASLYIMMTLTNWYQPDTTTQVMQSSMPAVWVKMSSSWLGLGLYLWTLIAPLIFPDRDFS